The following coding sequences are from one Solea solea chromosome 11, fSolSol10.1, whole genome shotgun sequence window:
- the LOC131469084 gene encoding PGC-1 and ERR-induced regulator in muscle protein 1, with the protein MDEFQYSVEISDGDWECFFAECEACDMLPPPLARVDDSGMSDIDDTRAILAQRAQKVDQTVTPQKNNSPTNCEGSPVEHYISKHGVGGLESILSGSEEDIHLQSVNMFFESLKNITEPERLARPCQVTTGKNREAVVEKEQCRDGQQSNSRSLPINIPKFNSLPARGEAAFGKETMRPVDTSSNRNTMKKVERDFSFSPEPVARYSVLNSSTDESVYPEIELVIREDSSNEIGVNDVTQTPLHNLTYKDVRSETTPPTDKVMKVQMCAPLKDAEQKHVETHSQLTFRNKCNTNSPSKIEMFPNLKWKDEQPPIFQFDALSVNKSASQELSPSASVKRKRRKKRRLSSEPPENTPGCERRVFVRPSDSEEEYTGRGGTSPCLSDKINLFHFHEPHVSSLYSGSSNLPLRNSAGMKTKDFCLTVPSWDNQYTHVQENALRQERCKAASVAGNNAPYNSLNSSHDNVMSAANHSGNVVTTLQPCITSQEEELTTLNKCTWLPVSVIDRVTGVSADSEIKDSCADSLKNSNKVTQTIIGSENDPNLICSAEVKSINDCIHPCADSHDPAVGASQNDILSDAKSVLAAEPGNSVGDNHSLCQSETEPQQQLEINCCDADMFSSTLDKTPALDTNPRSFDVRTEFTDSAVSPSVASKNICASMQTGSSQREIQMSSSEDLSPPDITQESSCCTVHTTSSKSLSNENITDLPGTFCSSLSQNETGSQAENPSQILEVDAKPEPKSQSVSEDSTEAPPDLLCEAEDVVTASKTEHEPKNAPDSKHSAFAMSSFWNEMERLTINDILGVRMISEAAPAFYREPLQENQEANMFVTNESGSLAQLEPEFKSKPMQMNEHVSSESVQTNASPDSVETVLSIVDSSSSKSVKWKNQHIPVSASTDLYPQSVMSHLSDISEQVLPEIAQKYHRRLSKNTSVHNLYAFAKGESEKSKEQIPKKVIDMDSSPSSMADGYNISVSNILQYFFGGNQSNTSQSAADDTSTLYTEGNSVSETYDHFFSEFDTESFFCPLITAEDQANDKRVPIFSYSHSTNRNLQFPEAYDCLFASSSSDDSSGSGEEDDGSPPVRVVSRFSREASSSQMLTDMYDNFYTDGDLRQNFFWNTTLSFRNIKFSGFTFQKETPSNSLSCVPVRKQSCRALGGTVYPSYAMGNQNMIVDPLLYHLEDRISRQQVQEPFIYETALVNPRLDTPLLPLKQSDMCLVCIAFASWVLKTANPQVGDAWKAVLLANVSALSAIGYLRKYVRIQAAASEKKLHHTNPPES; encoded by the exons ATGGATGAATTTCAATACAGTGTGGAGATCTCTGACGGAGACTGGGAATGCTTCTTCGCAGAGTGTGAGGCGTGCGACATGCTTCCTCCTCCATTAGCACGTGTGGATGACTCGGGGATGAGTGACATTGATGATACAAGAGCCATCCTTGCTCAGAGGGCTCAGAAGGTTGACCAAACAGTGACCCCTCAGAAGAACAACAGCCCCACAAACTGTGAGGGCTCTCCTGTAGAGCATTACATCAGTAAGCATGGCGTTGGGGGATTAGAGAGCATCCTCTCAGGCAGTGAAGAGGATATACACCTTCAATCTGTCAATATGTTTTTTGAAAGCCTGAAAAACATTACAGAGCCTGAGAGGCTTGCTCGACCATGCCAAGTTACAACTGGGAAAAATAGAGAGGCAGTAGTGGAGAAGGAACAGTGTAGGGATGGGCAACAATCCAATAGCCGCTCATTGCCAATAAACATCCCCAAGTTCAACTCTCTGCCTGCCAGGGGTGAAGCAGCATTTGGCAAAGAGACCATGCGACCTGTCGacaccagcagcaacagaaacacaatgaaaaaagtTGAGCGTGACTTCAGCTTTTCCCCGGAACCTGTAGCCCGTTACTCAGTGCTTAACAGCAGCACGGATGAATCAGTTTACCCTGAAATAGAGTTGGTCATCAGAGAGGACTCCTCCAATGAAATCGGAGTAAATGATGTAACGCAGACTCCGCTTCATAACCTAACATACAAGGATGTCCGCTCAGAAACAACACCTCCCACAGACAAAGTGATGAAGGTACAGATGTGCGCACCTCTGAAGGATGCTGAGCAGAAACATGTAGAAACACACAGTCAGCTAACTTTCAGAAATAAGTGCAACACAAATTCACCTAGCAAGATAGAAATGTTTCCAAATCTTAAATGGAAGGACGAGCAACCCCCCATTTTTCAGTTTGATGCGCTGAGTGTAAACAAATCAGCAAGCCAAGAGTTGTCTCCATCTGCCTCCGTCaaaaggaagagaaggaagaagagaCGACTGAGCTCTGAACCGCCTGAGAACACACCTGGATGTGAGAGGCGGGTTTTCGTTCGACCGAGTGACTCTGAGGAGGAGTATACAGGGAGAGGAGGAACGAGTCCATGTTTATCTGACAAAATTAATCTTTTTCATTTCCATGAACCACATGTGTCCTCTTTATATTCAGGCTCAAGCAATCTTCCATTGAGGAATTCTGCTGGGatgaaaacaaaggatttctgCCTTACTGTTCCATCATGGGACAACCAATACACGCATGTACAAGAGAACGCACTTAGACAAGAAAGATGTAAAGCAGCAAGCGTGGCTGGAAACAATGCACCATATAACTCACTGAATTCAAGTCATGACAATGTCATGTCAGCAGCAAATCACAGTGGTAATGTGGTAACAACTTTACAACCATGCATCACATCACAGGAAGAGGAATTAACCACACTGAATAAATGTACTTGGTTGCCAGTTTCAGTCATTGACCGTGTAACTGGTGTATCAGCTGACAGTGAAATAAAGGACAGCTGTGCAGACAGTCTCAAGAACTCGAATAAAGTAACGCAGACAATCATTGGTTCTGAAAATGACCCTAATCTAATATGTTCAGCAGAGGTCAAATCAATAAACGACTGTATTCATCCATGTGCAGATTCACATGATCCTGCTGTGGGGGCCAGCCAAAATGACATACTATCTGACGCTAAGTCAGTCCTGGCTGCAGAGCCTGGAAACTCTGTTGGAGACAACCACTCACTGTGTCAGAGTGAGACTGAGCCTCAACAACAGCTGGAAATCAACTGTTGTGACGCAGACATGTTTAGCTCTACTCTGGACAAGACTCCTGCCCTCGACACCAACCCACGGTCATTCGATGTCAGAACTGAATTTACTGATTCAGCAGTGTCACCGTCAGTGGCTTCTAAGAATATCTGTGCATCCATGCAAACGGGAAGCAGTCAGAGAGAGATTCAAATGTCCTCATCTGAAGATTTAAGTCCTCCAGATATTACACAAGAATCATCCTGCTGTACTGTGCACACAACATCGTCAAAGTCACTCTCAAATGAAAATATTACAGACTTGCCTGGTACTTTTTGCTCATCTCTCAGTCAAAATGAGACTGGAAGTCAAGCAGAAAACCCCTCACAAATCCTGGAAGTAGATGCTAAACCTGAACCTAAAAGTCAGTCCGTATCAGAAGACTCAACAGAAGCGCCACCTGATTTACTATGTGAAGCAGAAGACGTTGTCACAGCATCCAAAACTGAACATGAACCAAAAAACGCACCAGATTCAAAACATTCAGCGTTTGCCATGTCATCCTTCTGGAATGAAATGGAGAGGCTGACAATCAATGACATTCTGGGTGTGCGAATGATCAGCGAAGCTGCTCCCGCCTTCTACCGCGAACCTTTACAGGAAAATCAGGAGgcaaacatgtttgtgacaAATGAATCAGGCTCTTTGGCACAACTGGAACCTGAATTTAAGTCCAAACCAATGCAAATGAATGAGcatgtgtcttctgagtctgtACAAACCAATGCGTCTCCTGATTCTGTAGAAACAGTTTTGAGTATTgttgattcttcttcttcaaaaagTGTAAAGTGGAAGAATCAACACATCCCAGTGAGTGCAAGTACTGACCTTTACCCTCAGAGTGTGATGTCACATTTGAGTGACATTTCTGAGCAAGTCCTCCCTGAAATTGCTCAGAAATACCATAGAAGGCTCTCCAAAAACACAAGTGTACACAATCTTTATGCCTTTGCAAAAGGAGAATCAGAAAAGTCCAAGGAACAAATCCCTAAGAAAGTTATAGACATGGATTCTTCCCCTTCCTCTATGGCCGACGGCTACAACATCTCAGTTTCAAATATTCTTCAGTACTTCTTTGGTGGAAATCAGTCAAATACCAGCCAGTCTGCTGCAGACGACACATCCACCTTATACACAGAAGGAAATTCTGTGTCTGAAACATATGATCACTTTTTCTCTGAGTTTGACACAGAAAGCTTCTTCTGCCCTCTCATCACAGCAGAAGATCAGGCTAATGATAAGCGGGTTCCTATCTTCTCCTATTCTCATTCAACTAATAGAAATCTGCAGTTCCCTGAGGCGTATGACTGCTTGTTTGCGTCCTCTTCTTCTGATGACTCCTCTGGATCTGGTGAAGAAGATGACGGCAGTCCTCCTGTGAGGGTAGTGAGCAGGTTCAGCCGTGAGGCAAGCTCATCTCAGATGTTAACAGACATGTATGACAATTTCTACACAGATGGTGACCTCAGGCAGAATTTCTTCTGGAACACAACACTCTCTTTCAGGAATATTAAATTTTCCGGATTCACATTCCAGAAAGAGACTCCATCAAACTCTCTATCTTGTGTACCTGTGAGGAAGCAAAGTTGCAGAGCCCTTGGAGGAACAGTTTATCCCAGTTATGCTATGGGAAATCAAAACATGATTGTTGATCCTCTTCTCTACCACCTGGAGGACAGGATCTCCAGACAACAAGTGCAGGAGCCTTTCATATATGAGACAGCTCTTGTAAATCCAA GGCTGGATACCCCCCTGCTGCCACTCAAACAGTCAGATATGTGCCTGGTTTGTATAGCGTTTGCCTCATGGGTACTGAAGACTGCAAACCCACAAGTTGGAGATGCTTGGAAGGCTG TCCTGCTGGCAAATGTGAGCGCCCTGTCAGCAATCGGATACCTGCGAAAGTACGTCAGAATACAGGCGGCAGCAAGTGAGAAGAAATTGCATCACACCAACCCACCCGAGTCCtga